The genomic segment aagctgaaccactcgctaccataacgaccaagaaatttcttgactttgtcatcaagaacattgtttgccgatatggtttgcctcgaaagattgtctcagaaaatggaacccaatttgatagtgacctattcaccgacttctgcgaaaggcacgggattatcaaaagcttttcttcagtcacgCATCCTCAAGCAAATGGGTAGGTCGAAGCaatgaataaaacgcttaaggacaccctgaagaaaagacttgaagacgctaaaggagcatggccagaacagctgcctgaagtcctctggttgtatagaacttctcatcgaaccgCGACGGGTcacaccccgttttccttggcatacgggtatgaagctatgttacctgtcgaattagatcccccctgacattgacgcattacatacgaccagagccaaaatagccaactattgatggagtccctagactcaattgaagaaatacgagaaagagcccaactccgagtcgctacgtaccagcaaaaggtcgctcggtattttaactcaaaggtgaataaaaggaaattcaacgtcggtgacctagtgctacgacgagttttcttgaatacccgcgaccccactgctggagtgctcggacaaaactgggaaggaccttaccaaattgaagaagtccttcatccgggcacctacaaacttgcacgcttaaatggagatctcgttccacgctattggaacggtgaatacctgcgcaagtactaccaatgaacagtcctttttaaaggactggcttgtataaatttttactttttacaagtttcgaaaaagggttagccacgttgtatggataatcgcttataagtgtaagatcttttttaagatcactcgtaaagacatgattagtccacttttaatacgagattataagggactgtgcacagccagtcattcttgccaaccattgtaaatttaattttacaagtatttgttcattacgtatgttgttttgctgtattataagtgttacgtttcctaccgagcagcaatgttcgcacaggtcgtggtcaaggaaagtgacttAGGACCTAaatctcctcgatcacttggggggcacataaggtacatcgatagcaaagcataccaaagggtatgtaaacacatgaacaaaataagtgaaagcatgctacggtacttagagtatttttcaaaatttatgttttgttaaatcaaaccaaagtactatgctaagttcggtcatgcgaacaagtattataataaaaagaaacattataatatcaataaggaaatcttttacaccacgagcagtattgctcggatgtaattgtttaattaaaagtaaaaagcttttgcaccgcgagcagtattgctcggatgtaattgttcagttataaCTAAAAAAGcagcccttgcagcaataaaaataaattgtctttacaagcagacccgtgggccataaaaacaaaataaaagagataattattgaggagcaggagggtcttcggGATTAGGAGGAGCGCTTTGATCGGCTGGgggaccagcttcagcatcagcagcaggagccttagccttagccttctcctctgcctccaaccggatggcgcactgcgccatcagagtcctcttcaaccgctcTGACATATAGTTAAAGTTAGCCTCccagttgtgcttccagaaatcgtagaagcagaggtgagtggcttccctgtacttcttcaaattcttgaccccttcctcctcgagctcctgcactcaCCCCTCGAGCTCCTGCACCCGTTCTTCGAGCTTCTTCGTCTCATCCCTGCTGACAGTCAGATCAAGTCCAagctgcttacactcttgggtgacaAGTAcaaaactttccctccatttcccccattcctcgttggctttcttcaaggcatctTAGGCGTCctgaagctccttggtgagagtagcttggtcctcgcacagttgttcATTCATCTTGAatagctccttgttctcctcgagcagcttgttgttctcagcctcaagtgcttgattagcctgggcaagcctggagtcgaagttctttccccgagaaaccaatgccccagcacGGCACCAGCCAGCAGTTAAAGATAGCAGCCCTtgaagacaaagaatgagataaagtaaggaaaagaagttagacataaatgatgaagtagcaggagatgacttacgctgactatctcattcaaccctctatagatgatttggtcgacctccattgaGACAGTTTCAgtgatggcggcctggctgcgtctgtgcttcgaaagcttatatatcctctccctggctgaccTGACCATgatgctggacagggagccttcaggcaagttgtccaatgcctccttgtcagcAGCCCTAGAGGAGGGCTGTGGATTAACAGTTGTGGGAGTCGACTACTCGGTGGGGGACGGAGGTGTCGTGTTCTCCTTGGAAGGTGCGGCGGTTGGAGCGTTGTCTATTcaagccttcttcgagggggtcttgctgctttcccctcgagtcctcttgctatccttctttgggacagaagaggcagcggccGCCTCCGGGACAGAAGAGACAGCGGCAGCCTCGTAATGATCGAAgacatcctcagagtccatacctgcacaaagggaAACAACTCGAGCAGTGAGATTAAATGGTCATAGGGGGAACAAGGataaaaataaaaggattacaaataaagtacccgggctacaactactggtcgtggcattatttactgaactacctagttcgtggaagaaatctgagtttaaagagggggcattcctaaagtttccatccccatcaaatagatgagagggaattggcaagttatttaaaaacaagattattgtaccgtttacatccgacgaatcgtcaaaaagttcggtaggctcgacagccttttgttttcccttgcccttggggactgaaGGCTTCTCCGCTCGATGGGGGACGGCAGTTttcctgatcgtaaccccagttggctgCCTCCGAGAAGGCggcgcctgaggttgctgctcgggttcctacTCAGATTCCACGTCGGCTTGGACACCGCCTGCCGAGGGTTCATTCGTCGCAGATTGGGAGCCccgaaggccgaccagcctaaggttagcctcattgacTAAGGTttttacactcttatcagcatttggcatgctggctaagagtgttgcccttgactccatccctggagtagggactggacgtaaccatgggcctggaacacaatggaTGTCAAGATATTATGACAGAAAAGCACTAAGTAAAGAAGTTACTCGGGTAAGAATTTTTTATCTCCTCGGGTAAAGGCAGGTTGTCCGCAGCAAGGTCAGGAGTGAGGAAGTATTCAtggtgatacttccccacattagagatatgggtggtgtcggACAAAAAAGTGCGTCTGGactcctgatggcagaagtgaaaaaaccctgTACCATCTTGGTTTGCGTTGGACTTAAGGTAaaaaagaaaattgacctcgtggggggaagGTACTTGTCATTTTTTGAGCtcataaaggatatagagtgcggccagcattctatatctgttcGGGGTGATCTGAAAGGGGGCTACTCtgaagtaattagccaccccctgaaaaaacgagtggaaaggcagggtggcacctgcctcaatgtggaacctcgaccaggcgctgtaagccccgcctggcaggttggctcgctggtcgatagATGGTTTAACTAAGGTCACACCCGTCAGATTGTATCTATTTAAATAATTGGCAATCATCCGCAGTGTCACCGTACTTTGAGGGATGATGTGCCACACAACGGCTGGCTGGTCAACATGGCGAGGGCGGGCACGCCCTTGGACATCGGTCTTTGGAGCGAATTCGcctcgaccactggttgagggggcatcagcagaaggatGGTCTGAGGAGTTAGGATTTTTCCTTTTtcgagcttttgtttttgttcgggcCATTCTTTGACTGGGGACTGGAGGATGGTTCGAGCTAGGGTGAGAAAAAGGGATTTTCGGTATCAAAGTAGATGGGTtctcttcgccttcaagtagttgggccaagaggtcatcttcaataggtctttcccctccccaagggtcttgcatatgaactacaaacagacaatggaggagataagacacagtttgcgaagtagtgtggaagattgggataacgttgcttgcGCCTAAAAAACCAGCAGCATCCTGCTCCTACACTACGATTCGGCACTAATGGGTTGAAAAACATATCAAAGAGGAAAAAAACCGTTTTCTGAAAGAGAACTGTTttgactcctaaagggcgggtaaaaactcagttttttcacctagcttaaagattgaatttttacgtcgatcttacgccctaagcctatgatcctaactatcaaactaattcctaacctatacaaagcataaagacgccctcttaccaagcaatggaaggtttatacaaaaagatcctcataaaaccctactcaagaacacaaaaatcACAGAGCATAGAAACGGCGTGCATGGaataatgaaaagtttaaaaagATAGAGTGATTACCTGGGTGAAGATGGAGATTCAGAAGAGAATGAAAAATTTGAGTCAGAAAGATCTTCGGCTAGGCGACTGACTGGTTTCGAAGCTCTATATTCTGAAGGCaaggttcttgaagttcttgacaaAGACGGTAAGAAAAAAAGatttaaagaagaagaaaaagaaggtatTTATGGGGACCGAGGTATGGCCAAAAAGTAGCAATCATTACTTTTAATTCtagaaacgtggggaagtgtataagccatcAAATTGCCTTTTTGAGAACTGGAAaagcttgattagacataattatgtcacggcttTAAAAAACACACGGGGATCCTGACAgacatcgtggggatatgaacggttgtttccttaaagtttctttattgctggtcgcattaaacaaacttggggggcaaatgttatccaaaaaataggcatgaatgacatggcaaacatttaatacatgtggctgacacctggcagaattcgtgctcgactatcgaccaggaagacatctattgTCGTAGCGATCGATCTCTtcatatgaccagcctggtcgtacacatgctatacgcggagaagatcttatgcagttataatagtatctgaaattatctcccatgatttcctgagtatccgattatttaggaaacaatatctgtaacaaattaatgtaaatcctccttgagcctataaatagtgaaagagagctcaagggaaggggatcttcttctttttcgctttctgatcatttgatatattgtcttgttcttcagaggttggtgaaactcattgaaccctagttctttgatcactcctttgaattctatatcaataacaatttgagtggacgtaggttattaccagattctggggccgaaccactataaactcttgtgttctttattatttcgtcatcacattctttccaacgtgtttgtccgcaTCAAGCAAATtttactccgtgtcagttggccaaattatGGGTCAACACATTAGAATTAATTCAAGcaatagagatctgacctgtgaccactgaagtGCTCACATCTGCCTGTGCTTGTGTCAAGATAAAGACACGTGCATGAGCTAGATTGTCATTCTTCCTTGCTTGTTACCAGTTGTAACCTACTTTAGTTGTGGGCAGTTTCTCTTAATGTTTCTTGCTTCGCCGCACTGATAGCAAAACTTGCCTCGACATTCGCTGAAATGTTTCTTCTTACAAGTAGGACACTAAGGGTAATTATTCCTAGATCCAGTACTACCCGTGTTGTCACTGGCCAATTTATCTAGTCCTGCTGACCCCGTAATCTCATGGTTCTTCCTCTTTTGATCATGACTATTCCAGGAAGTATCCCTTTTTACATCTCGTCTAGTAGCATTATTTTTCCAGATTTTGTCTTCCATTCATTCTGCAATAAGTGCTTGGTCAAGAGCTTGAGCATAGGTAACAATCCCCCCAGTAGAGACCATCTCTATATCTCGTGTTATCATTAGTTTTAATCCTCGAACAAATCGATATTTTCTGACTCTATTTGTCAGAATTAGATCTGCAGCAAATTTGGCCAACCTGTCAAATTTTTGGGCATATTCCGCAACGGTCATGTTGCCTTGCGACAACACCGTAAACTCATCGATCTTAGTTGCTCGTACTGCTTCATTGTAAAACTTATTGTTGAAGACCTCACAAAAGTCTTTCCAAGTCATTAAGTTAACCTCTATAGTCTGCTCAATCacttcccaccatattctggcatcctttctAAAAATATGGGTAGCACATACCACTCTGTCATTTCCTGTTACTCTCATGAAATTCATAATCGACCTCATTCTACACATCCAATCTTCAACAATAGTAGGGTCAGTACTCCCATCAAATTTAGGAGGATGCTGTTTTTGAAACCTTTCATACATTGGTTCTAGTCGGTCTACCACCTCATGGTGAAATGTCAATGATTCAAGCGACAGCTAAACATTCTGTACTGCTGGCACTAGTACAACGTgttgttttcttagttctttttcCCGTCGTCTATTGGTTGCCTCCATTTAAACAAACCTATTTTCATATGCTTGAGGAGCAAGTCGAGGGGCAATTCTCAATTGACCACCCCGTCTAACATTCCCTACGTGATAACCTCGTCTGACATTTCTCCCAACAACAAGAGGTTGTACATCTTCATTGTGATCATCATCCCCACCATTGATTCTTATTGATCTCATAGGAAGCATGATTCCACACTATTCCTAGGATAATAAACATCATCTTAGTACCATCGTTTCAGTCCAAGTGGTAATTCAATAACTATAAACAAAACTGAACCAATACTCAATCCATCAATCCATAATGTGATTCATACATTTGACAAAATTCCAATAttttcataatcataaatcatccAAAAACATTCTTGTTTTCGCATCTAGCGAAACTTTAAAGACAAACTCCATCGTTGAAACATGTTCCATAACCACATAGGAACTCTCTACAAGCAAGCCAAACTCACTCACTACTCATACAAGTAGGTGAAAATCTCCAGAAAATCATAATAAGGCCAGTAGGTAAGAAAAAAATATTCAACACTTACAGTGCAATGAGTCAAACTTTTCTTTGGTGGTGAGTGTACATATTAGGATGGTTCACAGGAAGTTTATAAGAACCTTaaaagctctgataccaaatgtaacgccccaacatACCAAGGAGTTACTTACGTGACGTTTAAACCAAAATACAAAAAGGGTACCTTCATTTGATTCAAAAGACAATAAAGTACTATTCAAAAGAGTATTGTTCAAAAGAAAATGAAGACTCTAGAATCTCATaagttatttacaaaaaaatactTGACTAACCAAAACATAACACATCTAGTGGCCCGACATATATTTGTATTTCCTTAACATGTACTCATTCCACCATAGCTTTCCAACTCATTGCTTGTCTTTATCCTTACCTGCATAAAGAGTACCcttgagccaaagcccaacaataaAAGTTATATAGGACAAAACCCTCTAGCCCGAAGCATAATCAATCCATAagcacattaatatcaccacattCAAATTGAATAAAATCATAGTCATAGAGTACATCATCATAATCATAATGCATATGTCTAATGTATAACAAtacaacataagcataacatCATAATGCAACAATACCGCCCTTGCAACGGGCCCACTGCCCTTACGACTGCCCCTTGAGTCCGTACACCTAAGTTAATCAACATGCATTTACAAACACGTTTATATAgtccatatatacatatatcatatatgtGAAGACATAATCACAATCATGTTCATAGCAGTCCATACATATAGATCCAAACATGTAACAAGACCGAAAACCAAAGCATATCATTACACATACATAACATAGTATGATTCACATCATAACAGAACATAGCATAGTTCATATACAAGAATGAATACCAAGCATACGATCTGCAtacagatgtccactcttcttacctgaaTTTCAGCAATTAGTTAATAATGACCCAAGTGCGATCTCCTTCAAATGTCCTTAAATAGCCCTAAGTCACAATCAATAAATCATAGCTTTAGATTCTCCATAAATCAAAACCTAGCGTAACGTTTTCATAAGCATCACTAGGCTCCAATTAAACCTTAAACATGTCCAATTATGTCTTATGAACCTTAGCCTAAGATCCCCTAAGGTTACCTATAAAATACCATCAAAATCGGACTCGAAATGACCTTGACAGCCAAGGACGATCGACCGGTTGCTCAAGGTCGGTCGAATAGCTAACTAATAAAAGTAGCCTACTAACTTAATACAATAGGATGGTGGAGCGGTTTGCATTGGTCGGTCAACCGACTCATGTTAGTGAGCAAAAACCAGCGTTTATCTAGATTTTCCAACTTATCCAATCCGACCCCAAACTTGTTTCCAACAAATTATAGGTACAATATTGATTCCAAAACAAGTATATAATTTAATATACATCTTCTAAGAACCATACAacattgaatttcaaattctaatCAATAATTGAAATACTAGGGTTTTAAAACCCATTTTTCCCCAATTCAGAAATCCAAAAAAATTAATGGTTTTTCAGATTAAATATAAACCTCAAATCCATTCTTAAACATGTTCTCTATCATCAACACACTCATCTAAACAACCTAGGATCATAAATTTATGAAAATCAAGCAAAATCCCCAAATTCCCTAAAAGACCAAATGAAGAACAAGATGGAAAAACTCATACCTTTCTCTGAAATTCGAATCCTAGTTGATGGTGAACGAATTAGAGACTTCCAATTCCCTTCTTAAGATTTAAAATCTCTAACAAATCGAAAGGACTTTATTAAGGGTTGAGAGCTTTGTGAGGGAGTGTTCTTGGTGAAGAAGAGAAAATGAGAGGAAATGAAAAAGGAAGGGCTATTATCATCTTTTCTATTTTTGCCACCAAATGACTAAAACATCTCTCCCATCTATTTACCCACTTAACCATCCTAAATGGTACTTTGGTAATCATACCACTATTACTAATTACCTCAAAATAATAACTCATAGTCAACCTAAGCTGAATATTTCCCTTTGTGACATTCTACTATTATCGCATGAAAGAATCCACTATTGTCGAAATTCAATACATTGCATAAAACAGATTAATCACAaaaatataccctcaatgagttaatttacaaatatgcccattcTCACAAAGGATAGGTCTTAAtcacatataaatcatataaacatacatatatgcaATCACAAAGTTCACAAAATGACCATCATACCCTTGATCAATCCAAGTTACCAAAATAACATTTCCTTAAGGAAGCGGATATAACACTTTTTGATCTAGAAACTAAATCCTTATTTGTTTCTAGGGATGTCAAATTTTTTGAAAACCATTTCCATTTTGCTGAGAATTCTACTGCTACTAGTGTTCCTGGTGTTAACTTTGGAAATATGAATTTTAGTGGAGATGATTGTGTTTTTGACGATTTTTTTGGAATACCTGATTTGATCTCTACACAAACTACCCAACAGTAGCCCACTAATCCTCCTCAACCTGAGCCCACACATACTACTCAATCTTAGCCCACACAAATTACCCAACCAGATCCCACAAATATTACCCAACCTAAGCCCACATATGAATCCTCACTAGCCACCTCACAAGACTCAACACCTATTGCTATAGAATTTGCCTAAACACCTACTATTGACCAACCAATTGAATCCCTCCCAGGCCCACGTGCGGATCATGGGACGATCCAATCCTCTACTTCAGACCAACATCCAGATATAGAGGGTGAAATAGGGCCTATTTTGGCTTCTACTATAGAAACCCAACCTGGTCGTGGGTTATGAGATAAGTTCTTTTTCAGTTCAGCTTCGTGACTATTATTAACATTGTTTCCACGAAAATTCCATCTACTCTCTCTCCAATTTCACTCGCGCCATCAACATCCTCAGGTACGCCCTTTCCTAGAGCACATTATATTAATTGCAAAAAAAAATCTGTGGGCCACCAAAAATTTCTTGCCGCTATAACTGCAAGTTGTGAGCCGAAATCCCTTAAAGAAGCTATGACAGATGCAGGTTGGGGTCGTGGTATGCAAACAGAAATTCGTGCTTTGGAGAATAATATTACTTGGACTATGGAAACATTACCACTTGGCAAGCATGCCTTAGTAGTGCGTATAAGATCAAGTATAACTCGGGTGATAGCATTGAGAGGCTTAAAgcttgtttggttgtttttggtaaTCATTCATGCCTTCTTAGCTATTGCAGCATCTAAAAATTGGGAGTTGCATCAGATGGACGTGCTTAATGCCTTTTTGCACAAGGATCTCGATGAGGAAGTTTATATGAAACTTCCTCATGGTTTTCACTCCCCTAATCCTGATATGGTGTGTCCTCTTCGAAAATCATTATACGGCTTGAAACAGGCACCTCAATGTTGGTTTTTCAAGCTTGTCACTGCTTTGAAAGAGTATGGTTTCTTACAATCATATGTAGATTATTCACTCTTAACTTTTGATAAGGGTGCAATTCAAATAAATGTTTT from the Humulus lupulus chromosome X, drHumLupu1.1, whole genome shotgun sequence genome contains:
- the LOC133806439 gene encoding uncharacterized protein LOC133806439, producing MYERFQKQHPPKFDGSTDPTIVEDWMCRMRSIMNFMRVTGNDRVVCATHIFRKDARIWWEVIEQTIEVNLMTWKDFCEVFNNKFYNEAVRATKIDEFTVLSQGNMTVAEYAQKFDRLAKFAADLILTNRVRKYRFVRGLKLMITRDIEMVSTGGIVTYAQALDQALIAE